A part of Thermus sp. LT1-2-5 genomic DNA contains:
- a CDS encoding CBS domain-containing protein, producing the protein MRVVVAHENLDFDALGSMVLAGKLFPGSVLALVGGLEGPLKDLAPLLEDRLDLVPAAEIPLDKVTEVVLVDNARPERIGPFKALVGKVPFLVFDHHPKAPGDVPAVGGRVQAVGATVSLLLPLLRERGLGLTPLEATLAYAGVWEDTGGFSFPSTTALDLEAGRLLLEMGAEAWRVREWVRPHLSEEARSVLKALLANARVVEREGFRLLLAEAKEEGYVPALAPLAHTLLDLHEAEGVLLVLRLGKETLLIARSKARLDVARWLGEVGGGGHPRAAFARVRGAKGAVRRLLAHLPRYLEPEPTLGEAMTAPVETLAPTSVREALRLLEERGYGAMPVVVPRAGGGVEILGLARRRDLRKAERLGLGDHPVEGFLARAVVLSPETPLSQVLPHLKEGGGRVLVGERVGEGWRLLGIFTRTDLYRKRPLGGGEEKPLGERILEALPEGVRRVLMALKEAFPQGLYLVGGAVRDALLLRSGPDIDLVLEPGVRVEAVARFLVERFGGSFALHYAFGTGRVRLPFGLVVDLAESREEVYPYPGALPQVRPAPVAKDLERRDYTVNAMALSLGTGEFLDPYGGLEDLKARLLRPLHPLSFVEDPSRIVRGARLAARLSFRFAEEALKALPPALLPEVLKTASRSRLKDELLLTLKEETFYQALALLEELGALKPLYGLALPPKEPFQRLRLAPEEEERHLVEARLLVLLHFQEEPLARAEALGLPKRIQEGLSLLLRAGRGEEGEREALAKEPLKSAFLALFPERAPWLLQRPRTLRGRDLLELGLKPGPKVGEILRRVAEARARGEVKTFEEELALARKLVGDGTLSAP; encoded by the coding sequence GTGCGGGTGGTGGTGGCCCACGAAAACCTGGACTTTGATGCCCTGGGCTCCATGGTTTTGGCGGGGAAGTTGTTCCCGGGGAGCGTCCTTGCCCTGGTGGGGGGCCTCGAGGGCCCCCTAAAGGACCTGGCGCCCCTGCTGGAGGACCGCTTGGACCTGGTGCCCGCCGCCGAGATCCCCTTGGACAAGGTGACCGAGGTGGTCCTGGTGGACAACGCCCGCCCCGAACGCATTGGGCCCTTTAAGGCCTTGGTGGGGAAGGTTCCCTTCCTGGTCTTCGACCACCACCCCAAAGCCCCCGGGGACGTGCCCGCCGTGGGGGGCAGGGTGCAGGCGGTGGGGGCCACGGTGAGCTTGCTCCTGCCCCTCCTTCGCGAGCGGGGGCTTGGCCTCACCCCCTTGGAGGCCACCTTGGCCTACGCCGGGGTATGGGAGGACACGGGGGGGTTCAGCTTCCCCTCCACCACGGCCCTGGACCTGGAGGCGGGGCGGCTTCTTCTGGAGATGGGGGCAGAGGCCTGGCGGGTCCGGGAGTGGGTGCGGCCCCACCTCTCCGAGGAGGCCCGAAGCGTTCTGAAAGCGCTTCTTGCAAACGCCCGGGTGGTGGAACGGGAGGGCTTCCGCCTCCTCCTCGCCGAGGCCAAGGAGGAGGGGTACGTGCCGGCCCTGGCCCCCCTGGCCCATACCCTTTTGGACCTCCACGAGGCGGAGGGGGTGCTCCTGGTTCTCCGCTTGGGGAAGGAAACCCTTCTGATCGCTCGGAGCAAGGCCCGCCTTGACGTGGCCCGCTGGCTGGGGGAGGTGGGGGGTGGGGGGCATCCCCGGGCGGCCTTCGCCCGGGTGCGGGGGGCTAAGGGGGCGGTGCGGCGCCTTTTGGCGCATCTTCCCCGGTACCTGGAGCCCGAGCCCACCCTGGGGGAGGCCATGACGGCGCCGGTGGAAACCCTCGCCCCCACCTCGGTGCGGGAGGCCCTGCGCCTCCTGGAGGAGCGGGGCTACGGGGCCATGCCCGTGGTGGTGCCCAGGGCGGGGGGCGGGGTGGAGATCCTGGGCCTGGCCCGTAGAAGGGACCTGAGAAAGGCGGAGCGGCTGGGCCTGGGGGACCACCCCGTGGAAGGGTTTTTGGCCCGGGCCGTGGTCCTCTCCCCTGAGACGCCCCTTTCCCAGGTGCTGCCTCACCTGAAGGAAGGGGGTGGGCGGGTGCTGGTGGGCGAGCGGGTGGGGGAGGGGTGGCGGCTTCTCGGCATCTTCACCCGCACGGACCTTTACCGCAAGCGGCCCCTCGGGGGTGGGGAGGAAAAGCCCCTCGGGGAGAGGATCCTGGAGGCCCTGCCCGAGGGGGTCAGGCGGGTCCTGATGGCCCTCAAGGAAGCCTTTCCCCAAGGCCTTTACCTGGTGGGAGGGGCGGTGCGGGATGCGCTGTTGCTGCGCTCGGGGCCAGATATAGACCTGGTCCTGGAGCCGGGGGTCCGGGTGGAGGCGGTGGCCCGCTTCTTGGTGGAGCGGTTCGGGGGGAGCTTTGCCCTCCACTACGCTTTTGGGACGGGGCGGGTACGGCTTCCTTTTGGCTTGGTGGTGGACCTGGCGGAAAGCCGGGAGGAGGTCTACCCCTATCCCGGGGCGCTTCCCCAAGTGCGCCCAGCCCCCGTCGCCAAGGACCTGGAGCGGCGGGACTACACGGTGAACGCCATGGCCCTCTCCCTGGGCACCGGGGAGTTTTTGGACCCGTATGGGGGGTTAGAGGACCTAAAGGCCCGCCTCCTTCGCCCCCTTCACCCCCTTTCCTTTGTAGAAGACCCAAGCCGCATCGTGCGGGGGGCACGGCTTGCGGCGAGGCTTTCTTTCCGCTTCGCCGAGGAAGCCCTAAAAGCCTTGCCCCCGGCCCTGTTGCCGGAGGTGCTGAAGACGGCAAGCCGAAGCCGCTTAAAGGACGAGCTCCTCCTCACCCTAAAGGAGGAAACCTTCTACCAAGCCCTAGCCCTTTTGGAAGAGCTCGGCGCCCTGAAGCCCCTCTATGGGCTTGCCCTTCCCCCCAAGGAGCCTTTTCAGAGGCTTCGCCTCGCGCCGGAGGAGGAGGAGCGCCACCTGGTAGAGGCGAGGCTTCTCGTCCTCCTCCACTTCCAGGAAGAGCCCCTGGCCCGGGCGGAGGCCTTGGGCCTCCCCAAGCGGATCCAGGAGGGGCTTTCCCTCTTGTTGCGGGCCGGGCGGGGGGAAGAGGGGGAGCGGGAGGCTTTGGCCAAGGAACCCCTAAAAAGCGCCTTCCTCGCCCTCTTTCCCGAGCGGGCCCCCTGGCTGTTGCAAAGGCCCAGGACCCTTCGGGGCCGGGACCTTTTAGAGCTGGGCTTGAAGCCAGGGCCCAAGGTGGGGGAGATCCTCCGCCGGGTGGCGGAGGCCCGGGCCCGGGGTGAGGTCAAGACCTTTGAGGAAGAACTGGCCTTGGCCCGTAAACTGGTGGGGGATGGGACTCTTTCCGCTCCTTAA
- a CDS encoding site-2 protease family protein encodes MGLFPLLNDPPVFLLAFLLGALGLMLHNLFQAWLAHRYGEVAPKRYGFLSLDPRVHLEPLGLVLLVLLGFGWPRFVPTQLPGRKGAWVALMGPLGFFAAAFLYGLLARFLPYPFGEGLSAGQQLMLLHAAIYLFPVPPLDGAKALYAVGGPEARRFLDQLAAYGPLGFILIFLVLSYTGVTGAVVQGLGGLLGTLYRALGL; translated from the coding sequence ATGGGACTCTTTCCGCTCCTTAACGACCCGCCGGTGTTTCTCTTGGCCTTTCTCTTGGGGGCCTTGGGCCTTATGCTCCACAACCTCTTCCAGGCCTGGCTTGCCCACCGCTACGGGGAGGTGGCCCCCAAGCGCTACGGCTTCCTTTCCCTGGACCCCCGGGTCCACCTCGAGCCCTTAGGCCTGGTCCTTTTGGTCCTCTTGGGCTTCGGCTGGCCCCGCTTCGTGCCCACGCAGCTTCCCGGGCGGAAGGGGGCCTGGGTGGCCCTCATGGGGCCCTTGGGCTTCTTTGCGGCCGCTTTCCTCTATGGGCTCTTGGCCCGCTTCCTGCCCTATCCCTTTGGCGAGGGGCTCTCCGCAGGGCAGCAGCTCATGCTCCTCCACGCCGCCATCTACCTCTTCCCCGTGCCTCCCTTGGACGGGGCCAAGGCCCTTTACGCTGTGGGCGGGCCGGAGGCGCGGCGGTTTCTGGACCAACTCGCCGCCTACGGGCCCTTGGGGTTTATCCTCATCTTCCTGGTCCTTTCCTACACCGGGGTGACGGGGGCGGTGGTCCAGGGGCTTGGCGGCCTCCTCGGCACCCTGTACCGGGCGCTTGGCCTATGA
- a CDS encoding site-2 protease family protein translates to MIALLQQDPLVFLLALLVLLLSLALHEWGHAYAAFRFGDSTAKRLGRLTLNPLKHLDPWGTLLLLLVGFGWAKPVPIHPLAFRAYRLGLFVVSVAGIVLNLLLAVFFALLVRGLFALDPGAVALAFRGEGGGGVGVLALAFFYASSINLVLAVFNLLPIPPLDGSKILQSLLPLSWHPLLWRLEQYAWLSFILLFTVLREPVQEVLRWARRVFFGFFFG, encoded by the coding sequence ATGATCGCCCTGCTCCAGCAAGACCCCCTGGTCTTTCTTCTGGCCCTTCTCGTCCTCCTCCTAAGCCTTGCCCTACATGAGTGGGGGCACGCCTACGCCGCTTTCCGCTTTGGGGACTCCACGGCCAAGCGCCTGGGCCGGCTCACCCTAAACCCCCTAAAGCACCTGGACCCCTGGGGCACCCTGCTTCTCCTCCTGGTGGGCTTTGGGTGGGCCAAACCGGTGCCCATCCATCCCCTGGCCTTTCGTGCGTACCGGCTTGGCCTTTTTGTGGTCTCGGTGGCGGGGATTGTCCTAAACCTCCTCCTGGCCGTCTTTTTTGCCCTCTTGGTGCGGGGGCTTTTCGCCCTGGACCCGGGGGCGGTGGCCTTGGCCTTCCGGGGGGAAGGGGGTGGTGGGGTGGGGGTTTTAGCCCTGGCTTTCTTCTACGCCAGCTCCATCAACCTGGTCTTGGCGGTCTTCAACCTCTTGCCCATCCCGCCCTTGGACGGGTCCAAGATCCTGCAAAGCCTCCTGCCCCTTTCCTGGCACCCCCTGCTTTGGCGACTGGAGCAGTACGCCTGGCTTTCCTTTATCCTCCTTTTCACCGTGCTTCGGGAGCCGGTGCAGGAGGTTCTGCGTTGGGCACGGCGGGTGTTTTTCGGGTTTTTCTTCGGCTAG
- the nfo gene encoding endonuclease IV, whose amino-acid sequence MRRYGFHLSIAGKKGVASAVEEAMALGLTAFQIFAKSPRSWKTRTLSPGEVEAFRALKEMADLPGVIHASYLVNLGAEGELWEKSVMSLADDLEKARLLGIEYVVVHPGSGDPKRVREGALKALRLAGVKDRPTLLLENAAGGGEKVGAEFTELAWLIADTPLGVCLDTCHAFAAGYDVREDPAGVLTALDRAVGLDRVPVVHLNDSVGGLGRHVDHHAHLLRGEIGQGLKGIFLDPRLEDRLFLLETPRGPEEDAWNLKVLRAWLEEASAQKEA is encoded by the coding sequence GTGAGGCGCTACGGGTTTCACCTCTCCATCGCCGGGAAAAAGGGCGTGGCCAGCGCGGTGGAGGAGGCCATGGCCTTAGGCCTCACCGCCTTCCAGATCTTCGCCAAAAGCCCCAGGAGCTGGAAAACCCGCACCCTATCCCCGGGGGAGGTGGAGGCCTTCCGAGCCCTCAAGGAGATGGCGGACCTGCCTGGGGTGATCCACGCCTCCTACCTGGTCAACCTGGGGGCCGAGGGGGAACTTTGGGAAAAGAGCGTGATGAGCCTGGCGGACGACCTGGAAAAGGCCCGCCTCCTGGGGATCGAATACGTGGTGGTCCACCCCGGCTCCGGGGACCCCAAGCGGGTGCGGGAAGGGGCCCTCAAGGCCCTCCGCCTGGCCGGGGTGAAGGACCGTCCCACCCTCCTCTTGGAGAACGCCGCCGGAGGCGGGGAGAAGGTAGGGGCGGAGTTTACGGAGCTCGCCTGGCTCATCGCCGACACCCCCTTAGGGGTCTGCCTGGACACCTGCCACGCCTTCGCCGCCGGGTACGACGTGCGGGAGGACCCCGCTGGCGTCCTCACCGCCTTGGACCGGGCCGTGGGCCTAGACCGGGTACCCGTGGTCCACCTAAACGACTCCGTGGGGGGGCTGGGCCGCCATGTAGACCACCACGCCCACCTCCTCCGGGGAGAAATCGGCCAAGGGCTTAAGGGCATCTTCCTGGACCCCCGGCTGGAGGACCGCCTCTTCCTCCTGGAAACCCCGAGGGGCCCGGAGGAAGACGCCTGGAACCTCAAGGTCCTGCGCGCCTGGCTAGAGGAAGCCTCCGCCCAAAAGGAGGCGTAG
- a CDS encoding septal ring lytic transglycosylase RlpA family protein: MRLLPLAFLLLPALAQSYTVQKGDTLFRIAQRHGLSVAELKRLNGLSSDLIRPGQVLRLSAKEASAGGFQQEGLAVWYGPGFHGKRTASGEIYNMHALTAAHPTLPFGTRVRVTNLKNGRSVVVRINDRGPFGGRYLIDLSYAAAKAIGALSATRVRLEVLP, from the coding sequence GTGCGCCTTCTCCCCTTGGCATTCCTCCTCCTCCCCGCCTTGGCCCAGAGCTACACCGTGCAAAAGGGGGACACCCTCTTCCGCATCGCCCAACGCCACGGCCTCAGCGTGGCGGAACTCAAGCGGCTCAACGGCCTTTCCTCCGACCTCATCCGCCCCGGGCAGGTGCTCCGCCTAAGCGCCAAAGAAGCCTCTGCCGGCGGCTTCCAGCAAGAGGGCCTCGCCGTCTGGTACGGCCCTGGCTTCCACGGCAAGCGCACGGCCAGCGGCGAGATCTACAACATGCACGCCCTCACCGCCGCCCATCCCACCCTCCCCTTCGGCACCCGGGTGCGGGTGACCAACCTCAAAAACGGGCGGAGCGTGGTGGTGCGCATCAACGACCGCGGTCCCTTCGGCGGCCGCTACCTCATCGACCTCTCCTACGCCGCCGCCAAGGCCATCGGGGCCCTCTCCGCCACCCGGGTCCGGCTGGAGGTGCTCCCGTGA
- a CDS encoding Xaa-Pro peptidase family protein — protein sequence MQDLRNLLAPLGLDALYITRPENVRYLSGFPHPEDAQVLIAEEGAFLLTDPRYPEAERESRIPAKVLRREEKEALFQGLRGRVGFEAEHLPYAALERLRELSPAEWVPTKGVVERLRLKKTPEEVAAIRKAQALAEEALAHALSLLKPGVEEREVALDLEYFLRRRGAEGVAFPPIVASGVRGALPHAGASEKRLEAGELITLDLGAKVAGYHSDMTRTIALGKVEGELKTAFQAVLSALERALEALGPGRSGKEIDALAREELSRYGLDRYFVHSLGHGVGLAVHEGPSLSPYTEEVLEPGMVVTVEPGLYLPGVGGVRIEELVLITEDGMELLSRYPRGWQEV from the coding sequence GTGCAGGACCTAAGAAACCTCCTTGCGCCCTTGGGGCTTGACGCCCTCTACATCACCCGTCCGGAGAACGTCCGTTACCTTTCGGGCTTCCCCCACCCGGAGGACGCCCAGGTCCTTATCGCCGAGGAGGGGGCCTTCCTCCTCACCGACCCCCGCTACCCCGAGGCGGAGCGGGAAAGCCGCATCCCCGCCAAGGTCCTTAGGCGGGAGGAGAAGGAGGCCCTCTTCCAGGGCCTCCGGGGCCGGGTGGGCTTCGAGGCGGAACACCTCCCCTACGCCGCCCTAGAGCGCCTCCGGGAGCTCTCCCCGGCGGAGTGGGTGCCCACCAAGGGGGTGGTGGAGCGGCTTAGGCTCAAGAAAACCCCGGAAGAGGTGGCCGCCATCCGCAAAGCCCAGGCCTTGGCGGAGGAGGCCCTGGCCCACGCCCTCTCCCTGCTGAAGCCGGGAGTGGAGGAGCGGGAGGTGGCCTTGGATCTGGAGTATTTCCTAAGGCGGCGGGGGGCGGAGGGGGTGGCCTTCCCCCCCATCGTGGCCTCGGGGGTGCGGGGGGCGCTCCCCCACGCCGGGGCCTCGGAGAAGCGCCTCGAGGCGGGGGAGCTCATCACCCTGGACCTGGGGGCCAAGGTGGCGGGGTACCACTCGGACATGACCCGCACCATCGCCCTGGGCAAGGTGGAGGGCGAGCTCAAGACCGCCTTCCAGGCGGTGCTTTCCGCCTTGGAACGGGCCTTAGAGGCCTTGGGCCCAGGCCGGAGCGGCAAGGAGATAGACGCCCTAGCCCGGGAGGAGCTTAGCCGCTATGGCCTGGACCGCTACTTCGTCCACTCCCTGGGCCACGGGGTGGGCCTGGCGGTGCACGAGGGCCCTAGCCTTTCCCCGTACACCGAAGAGGTCCTGGAGCCCGGCATGGTGGTCACGGTGGAGCCCGGGCTCTACCTCCCGGGCGTGGGAGGGGTGCGGATCGAGGAGCTGGTCCTCATCACCGAGGACGGGATGGAACTCCTTTCCCGCTACCCTCGAGGCTGGCAGGAGGTCTAG